One Kitasatospora sp. NBC_01287 DNA window includes the following coding sequences:
- a CDS encoding GNAT family N-acetyltransferase, with protein sequence MQGQPAHPAARTGRTRRPGGDAVRLRHHPQSGGGRMTALTTPAGQFRLRLVRPEDLPLITEWMNDPAVDAFWELAGPPSVTERHVRAQLDGDGRSVPQLGLLNGEPISYWEVYRVEQDRLAAYYPVEPGDIGLHLLLGPARSRGRGLGAVLLAAMAEHLLRTSPRVVAEPDVRNTPSVRAFARAGFTSTGEIELPEKRAALMMRERST encoded by the coding sequence CTGCAAGGCCAACCTGCTCACCCGGCTGCACGGACTGGACGAACTCGTCGGCCCGGTGGCGACGCAGTCCGTCTACGTCACCATCCCCAATCCGGTGGCGGCCGGATGACCGCGCTGACCACCCCGGCCGGACAGTTCCGGCTGCGGCTCGTGCGGCCCGAGGACCTGCCGCTGATCACCGAGTGGATGAACGACCCGGCGGTGGACGCCTTCTGGGAGCTGGCCGGACCGCCCTCGGTCACCGAGCGGCACGTGCGCGCCCAACTGGACGGGGACGGCCGCAGCGTGCCCCAGCTGGGCCTGCTGAACGGCGAGCCGATCAGCTACTGGGAGGTCTACCGGGTCGAGCAGGACCGGCTGGCCGCGTACTACCCGGTCGAGCCGGGCGACATCGGGCTGCACCTGCTGCTGGGGCCGGCGCGCAGCCGGGGTAGGGGCCTGGGCGCGGTGCTGCTCGCCGCGATGGCCGAGCACCTGCTGCGGACCAGCCCGCGGGTGGTCGCCGAGCCCGATGTGCGCAACACCCCGTCGGTGCGGGCCTTCGCACGGGCCGGTTTCACCAGCACCGGCGAGATCGAGCTGCCCGAGAAGCGCGCGGCGCTGATGATGCGTGAGAGGAGCACCTGA